A segment of the Deltaproteobacteria bacterium genome:
CCGACCTCGATCTGTTGTCGCAGTTTCTGGCCGACCGTTTCGGCCCCCGGGATCCCGCGCCCGGTCGCCGTCGCCGGCAACACCCAACTGTGGTACAGCTCCACTTCGGCGCCGGGGGCGGCCAGTTCGATCGCCGCGTGCAGCGCCTTGTGAGCGAACGGCGAGAAGTCCGTGGCGACGAGGATCTTGCGGTAGCCGGGATGCGGTGTCGCGTCCGGTCGTACCACGAGGACCGCCGTCGACGCGCAGCGGACGACCTTCTCCGCGGTACTGCCGAGCAGGACGCGCCGCAACCCGGTGCGGCCGTGGGTCCCGAGCACGATGAGATCCGCGCCGGTCTGCTCGGCCGCCTTGACGATCGCCTCGTCCGGCAACTCATTGACCATCAGCGGCGACGCCTTGACGCCGTCGCGGCGCAGCTGGTCGCACAGGGCCTCGAGCTGCGCGCGTTCCTCGGCGTACGCGCGTTCGAGCCGTTCGTCCGGTACGTCTTGCACGGGGCCGATGATCTCGGCGACGTCGACCGCGGGCATCGTCGTCGCGTGCACGAGCACGATCTCCGCACCGCAGCGCCGCGCGATGGACGCCGCGTGGTCGACGGGCGTGCGCGACTGCTCCGAAAAGTCCGTACCGACGACGATCTTGTCAATTCGCATGGTCGTGTCTCCCACCGTCGTCTCGACTATGCCACACTCCCGATCGGAGCATGGCGACCGACCGGGACAAGCGCGCCGAGATCCTCGATCGGGTGCGGGCGCTCGGCGGCCTCACGCCCGGCGTCGCGCGCCAGGTGGCCCGCGACACCGGCGTGGCCGAGGCTGAAGTGTTCGGCGCGGCGAGCTTCTACCACCTGCTGGCCGAGCCGGACGTGCGCGTGCGCGTGTGCACGGGCCTGTCGTGCGAGCTGGCCGGCGCCGGCGACGTGCTCGCGCGCGCCCGCGCCGCGGGCTGGCCGGTAGGGACCTGCGCGTGTCTCGCGGCCTGCGATCGCGCCCCCGCGGTACTGCACGGGCGCGACACCCTCGCCGGCATTCGTCCGGACGACGTCGACCGCGCCGCCGGCGATTGGCGCGCCCTCGCGTCGAGCGCCGTGCCGGAACGCGACTGGCGGGGCGACGTCGGCCCGGCCGGCGCGCCGGCCGACCGGCTCGCGTGCGATCTGCTCGGCGAGCCGGATTGGTCCGGATCGGCGTTCGCGCGTGCGGCGCAGCTCGGGCCGGACGCCGTGATCGCCGAGATCGATCGGGCCGGCCTGCAGGGGCGCGGAGGCGCGGGCTTTCCGGCCGCGGTCAAGTGGAAATCGGTGCGATCGCAACCGGACGGGGACCGATTCGTCGTCCTCAACGCCGACGAGGGCGAGCCGGGCACGTTCAAGGACCGCGAGCTGCTGCTCCGCCGGCCCGACAAGGTGCTCGAGGGGCTGGCGATCGCCGCGGCCGCGGTCGGCGCGCGGGACGTGTACCTCTACGTGCGCGGCGAGTTCGGCGCGCCGTGGCGGTCGCTCGAACGCGCGATCGCCCGCTTCGCCGCATCGGGCGCGCTCGCCGACACGCGGTTTCATCTGCACGCCGGACACGGCGCGTACATTTGCGGCGAGGAGACGGCGCTGCTCGAAGCCCTCGAGGGCAAGCGCGGCATGCCGCGCCTCAAGCCGCCGTTTCCAACCGAAGTCGGGCTGTGGGGGCGACCGACCCTCATCCACAACGTCGAGACGATCGCGTGCGTGCCGGCGATCGTGCAGCGCGGCGGCGACTGGTTTCGCGCGCTCGGCAAGACGGGGCCGGGGACGAAGCTGTACTGCATCAGCGGCCACGTGCGCCGGCCGGGCACCTACGAGCTGCCGCTCGGCGTGACGGTCGACGAACTCGCGGCCGCGGCGGGGGGCTACGTGGGCGAGCTGCGCGCGTTCAGCCCCGGCGGCGCGAGTTCCGGCTTCTTGCCGGCGCGCCTGCGCGACACGCCGTTGGACTTCCGCGCGCTGGCCGATGCGGGCTCGATGCTCGGGTCGGCGGGGGTCGTCGTGCTCAACGACACCGCCGACGTCGTGGCGGCGGTCGCAAACCAGCTCCGCTTCTTCGAGGCCGAGAGCTGCGGCCAGTGCGCGCCGTGCCGCATCGGCACGCGGTTTCTGCGCCAGGCGCTCGACCGGTTTCGCGCTGGCGCGGGGCGCGGCGCCGCACTCGCCCAGGTCGCCGACGTCGCGTGGCAGATGAACGAGGGGTCGATCTGTGGCCTCGGGCAGGCGGCGCCGCTGCCGTTGGTGTCCGCGCTGCGCCACTTTCCGGAGGAGTTTGCCGATGGCTGATCGCAATGCCGACCGGGCGTCGGGCGGTGGCGCGTCGCTGACGGCGTCGCTGACGATCGACGGCGAGCGCGTGCCGTTCGCTCCCGGCGAGACGATCTTGCAGGTCGCGCGCCGCGCCGGCGCGTGGATCCCGACGCTGTGCTACGACCCGCGGCTCGAGCCGGCGGGCGCATGTCGCACGTGCCTGGTCGAGATCGACGGCTGGCGGCGCCTCGCGCCGGCGTGCGCGACGCCCGCCGCGGCCGACATGGTCGTGACGACGCGTAGCGATCGGATCGCGCGCCACCACAAGACGCTGCTGTCGCTGTACATGACCGACCACGTCGCCGACCGCGACGCGTGCGAGACCGGCGCGCCGTGCGAGCTTCACGCACTCGCCGACCGCGTCGGCGCCGCCACGGACTGGCCGCGGATGGAGCCGGTGCGCGCGGGCAGGCCGGACGACCGCAATGCGTTCATCGAGTTCCGCCCGGACCGGTGCATCCTGTGCGCCCGGTGCACGCGCTACTGCGCCGAGGTCGAAGCGGTCAGCGCCATCACGCTGGCGGGGCGGGGCTCCCACACCACTATCACCACCGCCGACGCCGCGTCGCTCGTCGATACGACGTGCGAGATGTGCGGCGGCTGTATCGACACCTGTCCGACCGGCGCGATGACCGAAAAGATCCCGCTGCGCGAACACGCGCCCCCGGACAGGCTGCTCGACAAAGTTAGGACCACCTGCAACTACTGCGGCGTCGGCTGCCAACTCGATCTGAACGTCGACCGCGCGGCGCACGGCGGTCGCGGGCGGGTGGTGAAGGTGACGAGCCCGCCGCCCGGCACGCCGCCGAACGACGGCAACCTGTGCGTCAAGGGGCGGTTCGCGTACCAGTTCATCGAGCACCCCGACCGGCTCACCCGCCCGCTGGTGCGCGACGCCGGCGGCAGTCTGCGGGAGACGAGCTGGGAGGACGCGCTCGCGCGCGCGGCCGCCGGCCTGCGCGGCGTCGCCGACCGGCACGGCGCCGACGCGCTCGGCTTCGTGTCGTCGTCGCGCTGCACGATGGAGGAAAACTACTTGATGCAAAAGCTGGCGCGGGCGGTGTTCGGCACGAACAACGTCCACCAGTGTGCCGCGACTTGACACGCCCCCACGGTGGCCGGTCTGGTCACCACGTTCGGCGCCGGCGCGATGACCAACAGCATCGGCGAGATCCGCGACGCGGACTTCTTGTTCGTGATCGGGTCGAACACGTCCGAGGCGCACCCGATCATCGCCATGGAGATGAAGCGGGCGGTGCGCCGCGGCGCCACGTTGGTCGTCGCCGATCCGCGGGCGATCTGGATGACGCGGATCGCCAAGCGTCATCTGAAGCTCCATCCGGGCACGGACGTGTGGCTGCTCAACGCGATGGCGCACACGATCATCGAGGAGGATCTGGTCGACCGCGCGTTCATCGAGGCGAACACGGAGGGGTTCGACGCGGTCGCGCGGACCGTCGCGCGCTACTCGCCGGAGGAGGCCGAGCGCATCACCGGGGTGCCGGCCGACGACATCCGGACCACGGCGCGCGAGTACGCGACGACGCCGCGCGCCGGAATCTACTACACGCTCGGCATCACCGAGCACACGCACGGGACCGACAACGTGTACGCGCTGTCGAATCTGGTGCTGATGACGGGCCATCTCGGGCGCCCGTCGGCCGGGATGAACCCGCTGCGCGGCCAAAACAACGTGCAGGGCGCAAACGACTCCGGCGCGAGCCCCGTGTTCTTTCCGGGGTACCAGCGCGTCGACGACGACGAGGTGCGGCGGAAATACGAGCGGTCCTGGGGCGTGTCGCTCCCGTCTACGCCCGGGATGAACCTCAACGAGATGATGAAGGCCGTAGGCGATCGCATCAAAGGCCTGTTCATCATGGGGGAGGACATCCTCGTGTCGGAACCGAACGTGTCGCGGCTCGAACGGGGCATGAACGCGCTCGAGTTCGTCGTCGTCCAGGACATCTTCCTCAACGAGACGTGCCGATTCGCCGACGTCGTGCTGCCGGCCGCGTGCTTCGCCGAAAAGGACGGCACGTTCACCAACTCCGAGCGCCGCGTGCAACTCGTCCGCCGGGCAGTCGACCCGCCCGGTGAGGCGCGGCCCGACTGGCGCATCCTGGTCGACCTGGCCCACGCCGCCGGTGCCCGCTGGCGGTTCGACCATCCCGAACAGGTGTACGCGGAACTCGCCCGGGACGCGCCGAAGTTTGCCGGCATCAGCCACGACCGCATCCGCCGGCTCGGCGTCGGGCTGCAGTGGCCGTGTCCGGATCCCGACCACCCGGGAACGCCGTATCTGCACGCCGGCCGGGTTCTTCGCGGCAAGGGGTTGTTTCAGCCGGTCGACTACCGCCCGCCGGTCGAGGCTCCACAGGACGACTACCCGCTGGTGCTGTCCACCGGTCGCACGCTCTACCACTACAACGCGGCGACGCAGACGCGGCGCACGCCGGGTCTGGCGGCCAAGCAGCCGGCGGCGTTCGTCGAGATTCATCCGGCGGACGCGCGCGCGCGCGGGATCGACACGGGCGACCTGGTCGAGGTGCGGTCGCGGCGCGGTCACGTGCGCGCGCGGGCGATCGTGTCGCGACAGGTCCGGCGCGGCTGCATCTGGATGCCGCTGCACTTCCCCGACGCGCGCGCCAACCTGTTGACGGTCGACGCGGGGGATGCCGTGACCGGCACCGCCGAATACAAGGTCTGCGCAGCGCAGGTCGTCAAGGTCGCCGGCGTCGATCGGATCGACTTCCGGGGCGCCTACTACGCCTACGCCGGTCCGGAGTAGGCGATGCGCGGCGCACGCCGGCTGCCGACGGTGCAGCCGCGCGTCGGGTTTCGCGCGCTAACACGTGGCGCAGTTGTCGCCGTCGGTGGTGCAGCCGAAGTCGTCGCTGCAGCCGGGCGGGCACGACGCCGGTGCGCGACACGCATCGTGGCCATCGCACGTCACCTGGCACGCGCACGCGGCGGCGCACGCGACGCCGCGTTTGCAGCTTTCGTCGCCGGCGCAGGCGACGTCGCACGGTCCCACGCCGCACGCGACGGGGCGGTCGCAACTGCGTCGCCCGCTGCAGGTCACCTCACAGGCCGTCGCCGCCGTGCAATCGACGCTGCGGCACGACCCGTCTCCCGCGCAGTCGACGCGGCACGCAAACCCGGGCGGGCATGCGACGTTGCCGCAGCTGTCGTCGGCGTCGCACACGATCACGCAGACATCGCCCTCGCACGTGCCCGGACACAGGGCGTCGCAGGTGGCGGACAGCCCGGCATCCGGCGGTGCGGTCGTGCCGCCGGCGTCGGGCGTGCGCGCGGTATCGCCGGCGTCCGGGGCGCCGGGGTTGCCGGCGGCGTCGGGGCCGCGGGGATCGCTGCCGGCGTCCGGCCCGGTGGCGGGCGGCACGAGGTCGCCGCCGGCGCCGGACGAGTAGCCCGACGCGTCGAACGAGCAGGCGGCGCACACGAGCAGGACCGCAATACCGGTCGATCGCATGCGAGACCGGCGATGCAACGCGCACGCCGGCCTAACGGCCCGGAATTGTGCTCGGCGCATGCGCATGCCGCGTACAGGTGTGCAGCTCGCGTACGCGCCGGGCCGGACCGCCCCCGCCCCGTGTGTAGTAACGTGGCTCGCCACACGGAGGTCGAGCCGTCCATGGGAATGAAGCCGCGGGTGCGCATCGCCAAGCCGCCGATCCTGTTTGCCAAGACGCAGAAGCTCGTCGCCGCGCTGCAGCGCGAACTGGGGGCGCCGCTCATCGCGTACTGGACGTCGCCCAACGGCTCGGTGTGTCACAACGACGTGACGGCGATCTACGAAATCCTGGACGCGATCGGCGAAGTGCCCGAGCTGTACCTCGCCATCAAATCCGACGGCGGCTCCGGCGAGGCGGCGCTGCGCATCATCAACTTGTTGCGGCAGCATGCGGATCGGCTGGTGGCGCTGGTGACGCGCGAGTGTGCGTCGGCCGCGACGATGATGGCGCTCGGCGCCGACGAGATCCGCATGGGGCCGCTGGCGTACCTCAC
Coding sequences within it:
- a CDS encoding 4Fe-4S dicluster domain-containing protein, with amino-acid sequence MADRNADRASGGGASLTASLTIDGERVPFAPGETILQVARRAGAWIPTLCYDPRLEPAGACRTCLVEIDGWRRLAPACATPAAADMVVTTRSDRIARHHKTLLSLYMTDHVADRDACETGAPCELHALADRVGAATDWPRMEPVRAGRPDDRNAFIEFRPDRCILCARCTRYCAEVEAVSAITLAGRGSHTTITTADAASLVDTTCEMCGGCIDTCPTGAMTEKIPLREHAPPDRLLDKVRTTCNYCGVGCQLDLNVDRAAHGGRGRVVKVTSPPPGTPPNDGNLCVKGRFAYQFIEHPDRLTRPLVRDAGGSLRETSWEDALARAAAGLRGVADRHGADALGFVSSSRCTMEENYLMQKLARAVFGTNNVHQCAAT
- a CDS encoding formate dehydrogenase subunit alpha translates to MAGLVTTFGAGAMTNSIGEIRDADFLFVIGSNTSEAHPIIAMEMKRAVRRGATLVVADPRAIWMTRIAKRHLKLHPGTDVWLLNAMAHTIIEEDLVDRAFIEANTEGFDAVARTVARYSPEEAERITGVPADDIRTTAREYATTPRAGIYYTLGITEHTHGTDNVYALSNLVLMTGHLGRPSAGMNPLRGQNNVQGANDSGASPVFFPGYQRVDDDEVRRKYERSWGVSLPSTPGMNLNEMMKAVGDRIKGLFIMGEDILVSEPNVSRLERGMNALEFVVVQDIFLNETCRFADVVLPAACFAEKDGTFTNSERRVQLVRRAVDPPGEARPDWRILVDLAHAAGARWRFDHPEQVYAELARDAPKFAGISHDRIRRLGVGLQWPCPDPDHPGTPYLHAGRVLRGKGLFQPVDYRPPVEAPQDDYPLVLSTGRTLYHYNAATQTRRTPGLAAKQPAAFVEIHPADARARGIDTGDLVEVRSRRGHVRARAIVSRQVRRGCIWMPLHFPDARANLLTVDAGDAVTGTAEYKVCAAQVVKVAGVDRIDFRGAYYAYAGPE
- a CDS encoding NADH-quinone oxidoreductase subunit F, with the translated sequence MATDRDKRAEILDRVRALGGLTPGVARQVARDTGVAEAEVFGAASFYHLLAEPDVRVRVCTGLSCELAGAGDVLARARAAGWPVGTCACLAACDRAPAVLHGRDTLAGIRPDDVDRAAGDWRALASSAVPERDWRGDVGPAGAPADRLACDLLGEPDWSGSAFARAAQLGPDAVIAEIDRAGLQGRGGAGFPAAVKWKSVRSQPDGDRFVVLNADEGEPGTFKDRELLLRRPDKVLEGLAIAAAAVGARDVYLYVRGEFGAPWRSLERAIARFAASGALADTRFHLHAGHGAYICGEETALLEALEGKRGMPRLKPPFPTEVGLWGRPTLIHNVETIACVPAIVQRGGDWFRALGKTGPGTKLYCISGHVRRPGTYELPLGVTVDELAAAAGGYVGELRAFSPGGASSGFLPARLRDTPLDFRALADAGSMLGSAGVVVLNDTADVVAAVANQLRFFEAESCGQCAPCRIGTRFLRQALDRFRAGAGRGAALAQVADVAWQMNEGSICGLGQAAPLPLVSALRHFPEEFADG
- a CDS encoding universal stress protein, with product MGDTTMRIDKIVVGTDFSEQSRTPVDHAASIARRCGAEIVLVHATTMPAVDVAEIIGPVQDVPDERLERAYAEERAQLEALCDQLRRDGVKASPLMVNELPDEAIVKAAEQTGADLIVLGTHGRTGLRRVLLGSTAEKVVRCASTAVLVVRPDATPHPGYRKILVATDFSPFAHKALHAAIELAAPGAEVELYHSWVLPATATGRGIPGAETVGQKLRQQIEVGAEARARQWLDRHPRADVRLSFVQEEKPAAAGIHDRLVAGQFDLCALGSHGRRGLRRFLLGSVSEMTVRYAPCSVLVVHGTYDADD